In Leopardus geoffroyi isolate Oge1 chromosome D1, O.geoffroyi_Oge1_pat1.0, whole genome shotgun sequence, a single window of DNA contains:
- the IFITM10 gene encoding interferon-induced transmembrane protein 10 — protein MQLHGQEVLRDEQEFVSSWDQWLRTLAGSPPPAEGGSLKAVWSRPPGARRTPVQTSSVGRCLQPACLEQRGAGPGAGPHPAGGRRRGGGCGRRRRESGWGCSRAAGLALRRELRSGDSGAASPACSPRRGWAAGTRSGRADSEPRAGGRTRGPRCRDPPARPPRSRQQAQGPGQCPAPLGAPASTTDGAQEARVPLDGAFWIPRPPAGSPKGCFACVSKPPALQAPAAPAPEPSASPPMAPTLFPMESKSSKTDSMRASGAPQACKHLAEKKTMTNPTTVIEVYPDTTEVNDYYLWSIFNFVYLNFCCLGFIALAYSLKVRDKKLLNDLNGAVEDAKTARLFNITSSALAASCIILVFIFLRYPLTDY, from the exons ATGCAGCTGCACGGCCAGGAGGTTTTAAGGGATGAACAGGAGTTTGTGAGCAGCTGGGATCAGTGGCTCCGGACCCTTGCCGGGAGCCCACCCCCTGCAG AAGGAGGCAGCCTCAAGGCAGTCTGGAGCAGGCCCCCGGGGGCCAGGAGGACTCCTGTGCAGACCAGCTCTGTTGGCCGCTGCCTGCAGCCTGCCTGCCTAGAGCAGcgtggggcggggcctggggcag GCCCCCACCCTGCGGgcgggaggaggcggggaggTGGCTGCGGCCGCCGGCGCCGTGAGTCAGGCTGGGGCTGCAGCCGCGCGGCCGGCCTGGCGCTGCGGAGGGAGCTCAGGAGCGGGGACAGCGGCGCCGCCAGCCCCGCGTGCTCCCCCCGCCGAGGCTGGGCCGCCGGGACGCGGAGCGGCCGGGCAGACAGCGAGCCGCGGGCCGGCGGAAGGACGCGCGGACCGCGGTGCAGGGATCCGCCTGCCCGCCCGCCCAGGAGTCGCCAGCAG gcccagggcccaggccagTGCCCAGCCCCGCTGGGAGCCCCGGCCAGCACCACGGACGGCGCCCAGGAAGCCCGAGTCCCCCTGGACGGGGCCTTCTGGATTCCGAGGCCCCCGGCAGGCTCCCCGAAGGGTTGCTTTGCCTGCGTGTCCAAGCCCCCGGCTCTGCAGGCTCCAGCGGCCCCGGCCCCTGAGCCCTCGGCATCGCCCCCCATGGCGCCCACCCTGTTCCCCATGGAATCCAAGAGCAGCAAGACGGACAGCATGCGGGCTTCTGGCGCCCCCCAGGCCTGCAAACACCTGGCCGAGAAGAAGACCATGACGAACCCCACAACGGTCATCGAGGTCTACCCGGACACCACCGAGGTCAACGACTACTACCTGTGGTCCATCTTCAACTTCGTCTACCTCAACTTCTGCTGCCTGGGCTTCATTGCGCTGGCCTACTCCCTCAAA GTTCGAGACAAGAAGCTTCTCAATGACCTGAATGGAGCAGTGGAAGACGCCAAGACCGCCCGGCTGTTCAACATCACCAGCTCTGCCCTGGCGGCCTCTTGTATCATCCTCGTCTTCATTTTCCTGCGGTACCCGCTCACCGACTACTAG